One Candidatus Omnitrophota bacterium DNA window includes the following coding sequences:
- a CDS encoding SDR family NAD(P)-dependent oxidoreductase, whose translation MNENKPDHQSNRIAVIGMAGRFPGAANVEQFWRNLCNGVESITFFSREQLAAAGVGEPLLNDPDYVRANGVLDGVELFDADFFGMTPREAELTDPQHRLFLECAWEAMENSGCDSESYKGRIAVFAGAGMSTYLLNNLIPHPDILQNSGNLNLIIGNNKDYVPTRVSYKLNLTGPSVNVNTACSSSLAAVHLACQSLLDYQCDAALAGGVGIQIPQEQGYLHHEGSISSPDGHCRAFDAQAQGTVSGNGVAIVVLKRLEDAIEEGDCIRAVILGSAMNNDGAAKAGYTAPSVDGQAQVIAEALAMADIHPESIGYIETHGTGTPLGDPIEIEALTHAFRASTQKKGFCAIGSVKTNVGHLDEAAGAAGLIKTILSLENKIIPPSLHFQQPNPHIDFANSPFFVNAKLSTWDSNASPRRAGVSSFGIGGTNIHVVLEEAPPAPPAGKSRPYQILSLSAKTETALEAVADRLSYCLKLDPYIDIADAAYTLHTGRRCFKYRRFVLCSNAQDAIQSLQSRDSVFMFSGHCEKQNRPIVFMFPGQGSQYVNMGRELYNDEPVFREHIDRCAEILHPILGLDIRNILFPSAHDFSIANAQMQHTSLAQPILLSVETALATLWMSWGVRPQAAIGHSLGEYAAAWLSGVFNLEEILLLVAERGRLMGGLPPGSMLAVPLSEIELQPYLNDDLSIAAINAPTHCVVSGTIESIQTLEESLRHQHIEARRLQNSHAFHSKMMDPIADSFYRFLNKYPFKHPQIPFLSNLTGEWISPNEAMNPDYWIKQLRHPVLFSKGISELLKKWDAIFLETGPSRVLASFVIRHNNNNPELPIFTSLRHHLDNEHDSFFIAKTMGKLWLSGVPISWPKYYSQEKRRILPLFTYPFHKRRCWVDKPILTFTIDYSHKINDISNWFYIPTWNRMPFLKSNRLTQRYRWLIFSDELGLGSEMKKRLIAEDQDIIMVSIGHDFDRIDDDTFILSPDNPDHLHSLFSLLFSRHTIPHNVIYTWNISPIFNEATPLNRLKEALNLSFYSLLHLVHTLDSHQFSNPLRLFFLTNNMQNVSGDDVFYPEKSVSTGPIRVIPKEYPNIFCQNIDIILPDNFSWDQSKIADDLISEFSHPFSEPILAYRGCSFWRPSYDPIQLNKSDSVPSVLRPGGVYLVTGGLGSMGLAFSRYLAQSVQAKLILLHRTPFPSKEIWDSILSSNGEHADFHLDNYLECFDRFLATNLEKSLIHGIGHYGALENKLNDLCASYFYYYLLSMGVNLSCDSNYSLSFLSGRLSILPKFKKYLQYILHCLEEDLFIESVHGAVRCLSKKPPQQPLILRQKIDEEFPQFLGLTKLLDHCAKHYAKALSGSIEAIEVLYPGGTSSFLDECGKDTIEHSFDRSCMSSLCDILSMLAHQQGGKPLRILEFGAGSGVLTFNLIPLLKNFTIEYYFTDISQSFLLNAQKEAAVHNLNHIHFSLLDITKDILNQGFIENSFDLVIGYNVIHATHSIRDSARNLNRLLKNNGLLVIIESVKSYRWINMIWGLAEGWWYFNDKDLRTVTPLLSLDQWENALRMDEFSSVAAFPRDKEQRNTVDAGLIAAQKKSFPFSLYSANQKDSFCAKILKLKEIEKLGSEVFLANADVSDEHSMRDVFSLIDQRFGALHGVIHTAGVLGQGLICNKTIDEAERVFAAKLFGTQILHNLIKDRKLDFFLLCSSYSSISPIAGQIDYCSANAFLDAFAAYHASQNGIKTISIDWGFWQELGMIEQANMPEEEKQRILNEIRQYGLKDAGVESLHRILSYFSSYQIIASPSDMRRSDHVSPLNHFICQEEENRKNISETHDPSASIHSIFHPLFYKVTTDNAAIIFASKFNAYTHWILHEHKVYDRFVLPGTAYLELAFAAFSLETRNTSAEFREIYFFTPLIFDNDIEIEIRTILKKRDDYFEIYIVSLCGDNRWIEHCRGEIHFLNEPPYITDYQSILYACAARDNLFEKNRHDSDKAAFEERFSHFSPRWRCLEYAELGNRKGIAKIKIPDVFAEADAEYFLHPALMDIATGFLSIYDRIETALPFSYKRLRIWNTLPQQFYSYVRNSPSQHAEMFHYDISILDEYGKSIVDIEDYVLKEAIDFTESEHYLSKSISEKLNIDNVKNFYITISTPGILDSMEFHASSRIEPRPNEIEIEISAAGLNFIETLYALGLLPNKENCQAKFGLECSGTVVRIGENVSDWRIGDEVVAFAPACFSFYTTVAAAAAAHKPSHLSKEESATLPAAYTTAYYSLVAQGRLQKDERVLIHAASGGVGLAALNIAQWIGAEIFVTAGTDEKRNYLRSLGVKHVMNSRTLDFANEIMTITNGLGVNLILNSLGGEFIVKSMSILSPYGRLLELGKRDIIKNTAINLGLFEKHLSFIAIDVGPDMPGFETLWKEISHHFLSGHFKPLPYRAFLVTEAAQAFEYMAQAKHIGKIILTMDNRKEIAKHILSQKKRGSSLESIIGLPIHDSAARAPDSFAGSHSELKYQIHDIQSSSASSLNETEKAIANIWRRLLGIDSISIEDNFFELNGDSLLAAQVVTQIHKSMQIKLPLSALFDFPTVASLAKRIDEMQLATAGARMPASNDVEEGAL comes from the coding sequence ATGAATGAGAATAAACCTGACCATCAATCAAACCGCATCGCCGTCATCGGCATGGCCGGACGCTTTCCCGGCGCCGCCAACGTCGAACAATTTTGGCGCAATCTCTGCAACGGCGTCGAAAGCATTACATTCTTCTCCCGCGAACAATTGGCTGCCGCCGGAGTCGGCGAGCCGCTGCTGAACGACCCCGATTACGTCCGCGCCAACGGCGTATTGGACGGCGTCGAACTCTTCGACGCGGATTTCTTCGGCATGACTCCTCGCGAGGCGGAACTCACCGATCCGCAGCATCGCCTTTTCCTGGAATGCGCTTGGGAAGCGATGGAAAACAGCGGTTGCGATTCGGAATCTTATAAAGGCCGCATCGCCGTCTTCGCGGGCGCCGGAATGAGCACCTATCTGCTGAATAATTTGATTCCCCATCCCGATATCCTCCAAAATTCCGGCAATCTAAATCTTATTATCGGCAATAATAAAGATTACGTCCCCACGCGCGTTTCCTACAAACTGAATCTGACCGGCCCCAGCGTCAACGTCAATACCGCCTGCTCCAGCTCGCTGGCGGCTGTTCATTTAGCTTGCCAAAGCCTTCTCGACTATCAATGCGACGCGGCGCTGGCGGGAGGCGTGGGCATACAAATTCCTCAAGAACAAGGATACCTTCATCATGAGGGGTCCATCTCTTCTCCCGACGGCCATTGCCGCGCTTTCGACGCCCAGGCGCAAGGAACCGTCAGCGGCAACGGCGTCGCGATCGTCGTTTTGAAAAGGTTGGAAGATGCGATCGAGGAAGGCGATTGCATCCGCGCCGTCATCCTCGGCTCCGCTATGAACAACGACGGCGCGGCCAAAGCGGGCTATACGGCGCCCAGCGTGGACGGCCAAGCCCAAGTCATCGCGGAAGCCCTCGCGATGGCGGATATCCATCCAGAATCTATAGGGTATATCGAAACTCATGGAACCGGGACGCCCCTTGGCGATCCCATCGAAATCGAAGCGCTGACGCATGCGTTTCGCGCCAGCACGCAAAAAAAAGGATTCTGCGCCATCGGTTCCGTGAAAACCAACGTAGGCCATTTGGACGAAGCGGCGGGCGCGGCGGGATTGATTAAAACCATCTTGTCATTAGAAAACAAAATCATTCCGCCCAGCCTCCATTTCCAGCAGCCGAATCCGCATATCGACTTCGCCAACAGCCCCTTCTTTGTCAATGCGAAATTGTCAACATGGGATTCGAACGCCTCTCCCCGTCGCGCTGGCGTAAGTTCCTTCGGCATTGGCGGAACGAACATTCATGTTGTTTTGGAAGAAGCTCCGCCAGCGCCGCCTGCGGGAAAATCCCGCCCCTATCAAATCCTTTCCTTATCGGCTAAAACTGAAACAGCCTTAGAGGCTGTTGCAGATCGTCTTTCCTATTGCCTTAAACTAGATCCTTATATCGATATTGCCGACGCCGCCTATACGCTGCATACTGGCCGAAGATGCTTCAAATATCGCCGCTTCGTTCTTTGCTCGAATGCTCAAGACGCTATCCAATCCTTACAATCGCGCGATTCTGTTTTCATGTTTTCAGGACATTGCGAAAAACAAAATCGTCCTATTGTCTTTATGTTTCCCGGCCAAGGTTCCCAATATGTTAATATGGGACGCGAACTTTATAATGACGAGCCTGTCTTTCGCGAGCATATCGACCGTTGCGCCGAAATCCTTCATCCTATTCTTGGTCTCGATATACGGAACATACTTTTTCCATCCGCCCATGATTTCTCAATCGCTAATGCGCAAATGCAACATACTTCTCTAGCTCAGCCAATATTGCTTTCTGTGGAAACAGCTTTGGCAACGCTATGGATGAGTTGGGGCGTCCGCCCTCAAGCAGCGATTGGGCATAGCCTTGGAGAATACGCCGCCGCCTGGCTTTCGGGCGTATTTAATCTTGAAGAGATTTTACTATTGGTTGCGGAGCGAGGCCGATTGATGGGCGGCCTGCCCCCTGGATCAATGCTCGCCGTCCCACTATCGGAAATCGAATTGCAGCCTTATTTAAACGACGATCTCTCCATCGCCGCCATTAATGCTCCAACCCATTGCGTTGTTTCCGGTACTATAGAATCGATCCAAACATTGGAAGAGTCATTGCGTCATCAGCATATTGAAGCCCGCCGCCTTCAAAATTCCCATGCATTTCATTCGAAGATGATGGATCCAATCGCCGATTCTTTTTATCGCTTCCTGAATAAGTATCCATTTAAACATCCGCAAATACCCTTTCTTTCCAATCTAACGGGAGAATGGATATCTCCCAATGAGGCAATGAACCCCGATTATTGGATCAAACAGTTAAGACATCCCGTACTCTTCTCCAAAGGAATATCCGAATTGCTAAAAAAATGGGACGCCATTTTTTTGGAAACGGGTCCAAGCCGCGTCCTTGCATCCTTTGTTATTCGTCATAATAACAACAATCCGGAATTGCCTATTTTTACATCCTTAAGACATCATCTCGACAATGAACATGATAGCTTTTTTATAGCAAAAACTATGGGTAAATTATGGCTTTCGGGAGTTCCTATTTCTTGGCCTAAATATTATTCTCAAGAAAAAAGACGCATATTGCCCCTTTTTACGTATCCTTTCCATAAGCGAAGATGTTGGGTGGATAAACCTATTCTCACATTTACAATCGATTATTCTCATAAAATTAACGATATCTCCAATTGGTTCTATATTCCTACTTGGAATAGAATGCCCTTTTTGAAGTCCAATCGATTAACTCAACGCTATCGCTGGCTGATTTTCTCCGACGAATTGGGGTTGGGATCGGAAATGAAGAAAAGATTAATTGCCGAAGATCAAGATATTATTATGGTTTCTATCGGCCATGATTTCGATCGCATCGATGACGATACTTTCATTCTTTCTCCCGATAATCCAGATCATCTTCATTCCTTGTTTTCTTTGCTATTTTCTCGCCATACGATACCGCACAATGTAATTTATACGTGGAATATTTCGCCTATTTTTAACGAAGCAACGCCTCTTAACCGTTTAAAAGAAGCATTAAATCTTTCGTTTTATAGTCTATTGCATCTTGTTCACACGTTGGACTCGCATCAATTTTCCAATCCTTTACGCCTATTCTTTTTAACGAATAATATGCAGAATGTCTCTGGAGATGATGTATTCTATCCGGAAAAATCTGTTTCGACGGGACCGATACGAGTTATTCCAAAAGAATATCCGAATATATTTTGCCAAAACATCGATATCATTTTACCTGATAATTTTTCTTGGGATCAAAGTAAAATCGCTGATGATTTAATATCTGAATTTTCGCATCCTTTTTCCGAACCAATTCTTGCTTATCGCGGCTGCTCTTTTTGGCGTCCTTCTTACGATCCAATACAATTGAATAAATCCGATTCCGTTCCTTCTGTATTGCGTCCAGGCGGCGTATACCTTGTTACCGGCGGATTAGGTTCGATGGGATTGGCTTTTTCCCGCTATTTAGCGCAATCGGTTCAAGCAAAACTGATTCTACTCCATCGAACTCCTTTCCCTTCCAAAGAGATTTGGGATAGCATCCTATCTTCAAACGGCGAACATGCCGATTTTCATCTCGATAATTATCTTGAATGCTTCGATCGTTTTCTCGCAACGAATCTCGAGAAATCGCTTATTCATGGAATAGGTCATTATGGCGCCTTAGAAAATAAATTAAACGATCTCTGCGCCTCGTATTTTTATTACTATCTTTTATCGATGGGCGTCAATCTATCATGCGACTCTAATTATTCTTTATCTTTTCTTTCCGGACGATTATCGATTTTACCGAAATTCAAAAAATATTTACAATATATTCTTCATTGCCTAGAAGAGGATCTCTTTATCGAGTCGGTTCATGGCGCTGTTCGCTGCCTTTCGAAGAAGCCGCCTCAGCAACCATTGATTCTTCGCCAAAAGATTGATGAGGAATTTCCTCAATTTCTCGGACTTACGAAATTATTGGATCATTGCGCCAAACACTATGCAAAAGCCTTGAGCGGCTCCATTGAAGCGATCGAGGTATTATATCCAGGTGGAACTTCTTCGTTCCTGGATGAATGTGGAAAAGATACTATTGAACATTCATTCGATCGGTCGTGCATGTCGTCTTTATGCGATATTCTATCCATGTTAGCCCATCAGCAAGGCGGCAAACCATTGCGTATTTTGGAATTCGGCGCAGGAAGCGGCGTATTGACCTTCAACCTTATCCCCTTGTTGAAAAACTTTACTATCGAATATTATTTCACTGATATTAGCCAATCTTTTTTGCTTAACGCCCAAAAAGAAGCTGCTGTTCATAATCTTAATCATATTCATTTTTCTTTATTGGATATAACGAAGGATATCTTGAATCAAGGCTTTATAGAAAACAGTTTCGATCTTGTTATAGGATATAATGTCATTCATGCTACTCATTCGATTCGCGATTCGGCCAGAAATCTTAATCGTCTTTTAAAGAACAATGGTTTGCTGGTTATTATCGAGTCTGTAAAATCATATCGTTGGATCAACATGATATGGGGCTTAGCGGAAGGATGGTGGTATTTTAACGATAAAGATTTGCGAACCGTTACTCCATTGCTTTCCCTCGATCAATGGGAAAACGCTCTACGCATGGACGAATTCAGCTCGGTCGCCGCTTTTCCGCGGGATAAAGAGCAAAGAAATACTGTCGACGCAGGTCTTATTGCCGCTCAAAAAAAATCTTTTCCCTTTTCTTTATACAGCGCAAATCAAAAGGATTCCTTTTGCGCTAAAATACTTAAACTGAAGGAAATCGAAAAACTCGGTTCGGAAGTCTTCTTGGCCAATGCGGATGTTTCTGATGAACATTCTATGCGCGATGTTTTTTCGCTAATTGACCAACGTTTCGGCGCTTTGCATGGAGTTATTCATACGGCGGGCGTATTGGGGCAAGGTTTGATTTGCAACAAAACTATCGATGAGGCCGAACGAGTATTCGCCGCTAAGTTGTTTGGAACTCAAATATTGCATAATCTTATTAAAGATAGAAAATTAGATTTTTTTCTTTTATGCTCTTCGTATAGTTCTATCTCGCCTATCGCCGGCCAAATCGATTATTGCTCCGCAAACGCCTTTCTCGATGCATTCGCCGCTTATCATGCTTCTCAAAATGGAATTAAAACTATTTCTATTGATTGGGGCTTCTGGCAGGAGTTGGGCATGATCGAGCAGGCGAATATGCCAGAAGAAGAAAAGCAGCGCATTTTGAATGAAATACGTCAATATGGATTAAAGGACGCTGGCGTCGAATCCTTGCATCGCATTCTATCGTATTTTTCTTCCTATCAAATCATTGCGTCGCCATCAGACATGCGGCGCTCCGACCACGTGTCGCCTTTAAATCATTTTATTTGTCAAGAAGAAGAAAATCGAAAAAATATTTCTGAAACCCATGATCCATCCGCCTCCATTCATTCAATATTCCATCCTCTATTCTACAAAGTAACAACGGACAACGCTGCGATTATATTCGCATCGAAATTTAATGCGTATACGCATTGGATATTGCATGAACATAAAGTATACGATCGCTTCGTTTTACCTGGAACGGCTTATCTTGAATTGGCTTTTGCCGCTTTTTCTTTAGAGACAAGGAATACCTCGGCCGAATTCCGCGAAATATACTTTTTCACGCCTCTTATTTTTGATAATGACATAGAAATTGAAATTCGAACCATCTTAAAAAAGCGCGATGACTACTTCGAAATTTATATCGTAAGCCTTTGCGGCGACAATCGATGGATCGAACATTGCCGCGGCGAGATTCATTTTCTTAATGAACCTCCCTATATTACCGATTATCAGTCTATTCTATACGCTTGCGCAGCGCGAGATAACCTTTTTGAAAAAAATCGACATGATTCGGACAAAGCTGCTTTTGAAGAGCGATTTTCCCATTTCAGCCCGAGATGGCGATGCCTTGAATACGCGGAATTGGGAAATCGGAAAGGAATAGCGAAGATTAAAATTCCCGATGTCTTCGCGGAAGCGGACGCAGAATACTTTCTGCATCCTGCATTAATGGATATCGCTACTGGTTTTTTGTCGATTTACGATCGCATTGAAACTGCGCTGCCTTTTTCCTACAAAAGATTAAGGATATGGAATACCTTACCACAACAATTTTATAGCTATGTACGCAATTCGCCGAGCCAACATGCTGAAATGTTTCATTACGATATTTCTATTTTGGATGAATATGGCAAATCCATCGTCGATATAGAAGATTACGTATTGAAAGAGGCTATCGATTTTACGGAGAGCGAACATTATCTTTCTAAATCTATTTCCGAAAAGCTGAACATAGACAATGTCAAAAATTTTTATATTACAATCTCAACGCCTGGCATTTTGGATAGTATGGAATTTCATGCTTCTTCCAGAATTGAACCAAGACCTAACGAAATTGAAATCGAAATTTCTGCAGCGGGACTTAATTTCATCGAAACGCTCTATGCTCTTGGCCTATTGCCCAATAAAGAAAACTGTCAAGCTAAATTCGGCCTCGAATGCTCCGGAACAGTTGTTCGCATCGGCGAGAATGTAAGCGATTGGCGCATCGGCGACGAAGTTGTCGCCTTCGCTCCCGCCTGCTTTAGTTTTTATACCACTGTCGCCGCTGCCGCCGCCGCACATAAGCCTTCCCATTTAAGCAAGGAAGAATCGGCGACGCTTCCCGCCGCCTACACTACTGCCTATTATTCCCTCGTTGCGCAGGGACGATTGCAAAAAGACGAGCGCGTTTTGATCCATGCCGCCAGCGGCGGAGTTGGTCTTGCCGCCTTGAACATCGCTCAATGGATTGGCGCTGAAATTTTCGTCACCGCGGGAACGGATGAAAAAAGAAATTATCTACGCTCCCTTGGCGTCAAGCATGTTATGAATTCAAGGACGCTGGATTTCGCCAATGAAATCATGACCATTACAAATGGTTTAGGAGTGAATCTTATTCTTAACTCGCTTGGTGGAGAATTTATCGTTAAAAGCATGTCGATTTTGTCTCCTTATGGACGATTACTCGAATTAGGCAAAAGAGATATAATTAAAAATACAGCCATAAACTTAGGTTTGTTCGAGAAACACTTATCCTTTATCGCCATTGACGTTGGACCTGATATGCCAGGATTCGAAACGTTATGGAAAGAGATATCGCATCATTTTCTTTCTGGACATTTCAAACCTCTTCCTTATCGCGCTTTTCTCGTTACGGAAGCGGCGCAAGCGTTCGAATACATGGCTCAAGCCAAGCATATCGGAAAAATTATTCTTACAATGGACAACCGAAAAGAGATAGCAAAACATATCCTATCCCAAAAAAAGCGCGGTTCTTCCCTTGAATCCATTATTGGTCTGCCAATCCATGATAGCGCTGCACGTGCGCCGGATTCTTTTGCTGGTTCTCATTCCGAACTGAAATATCAGATTCACGATATTCAATCGTCAAGCGCTTCTTCGCTCAACGAAACGGAAAAGGCCATTGCGAATATTTGGCGTAGGCTTTTAGGCATTGATTCGATAAGCATCGAGGATAATTTTTTCGAATTAAACGGCGATTCCCTTTTGGCGGCGCAAGTAGTTACGCAAATACATAAATCCATGCAAATCAAACTGCCTTTGAGCGCTCTTTTCGACTTTCCCACAGTGGCAAGCCTAGCGAAGCGCATCGACGAAATGCAGCTCGCAACGGCGGGTGCGCGGATGCCGGCTAGTAATGACGTCGAGGAAGGCGCATTATGA